The Platichthys flesus chromosome 8, fPlaFle2.1, whole genome shotgun sequence genome has a window encoding:
- the LOC133959350 gene encoding serine/threonine-protein phosphatase 2A catalytic subunit alpha isoform-like: MDDKSFTKELDGWIEQLNDCKQLSENQVKVLCEKAKEILTKESNVQEVRCPVTVCGDVHGQFHDLMELFKIGGKSPDTNYLFMGDYVDRGYYSVETVSLLVSLKVRFRERITILRGNHESRQITQVYGFYDECLRKYGNANVWKYFTDLFDYLPLTALVDNQIFCLHGGLSPSIDTLEHIRALDRLQEVPHEGPMCDLLWSDPDDRGGWGISPRGAGYTFGQDISETFNHANGLTLVSRAHQLVMEGYNWCHDRNVVTIFSAPNYCYRCGNQAAIMELDDTLKYSFLQFDPAPRRGEPHVTRRTPDYFL, encoded by the exons ATGGACGACAAGTCATTCACCAAGGAGCTGGACGGATGGATCGAGCAGCTGAACGACTGCAAGCAGCTCTCGGAGAACCAGGTCAAAGTCCTGTGTGAGAAG GCCAAGGAGATCCTGACCAAGGAGTCCAACGTGCAGGAGGTGAGATGTCCGGTGACGGTCTGTGGAGATGTCCACGGCCAGTTCCATGACCTGATGGAGTTGTTCAAGATCGGAGGAAAGTCTCCAGACACCAACTACCTTTTCATGGGAGACTATGTTGACAGAGGCTACTACTCTGTGGAGACTGTTTCACTCCTGGTTTCTCTGAAG GTACGGTTTCGTGAGAGAATCACAATTCTCAGAGGGAACCACGAGAGCAGACAGATCACACAGGTGTACGGCTTCTACGACGAGTGCTTGAGGAAATATGGAAACGCAAATGTTTGGAAGTACTTCACAGATCTGTTTGACTATCTGCCCCTCACTGCACTAGTAGATAACCAG ATTTTCTGCCTCCATGGAGGATTGTCCCCTTCGATAGACACACTGGAACACATCAGAGCACTGGATCGCTTACAGGAAGTCCCTCATGAG GGTCCCATGTGTGACTTGCTATGGTCAGACCCAGATGATCGTGGCGGTTGGGGCATCTCACCCCGTGGGGCCGGTTACACCTTCGGGCAGGACATTTCCGAGACCTTCAACCACGCTAACGGACTCACTTTGGTCTCACGAGCCCACCAGCTCGTGATGGAG GGCTATAACTGGTGCCACGACCGCAATGTAGTGACCATCTTCAGTGCACCAAACTATTGTTATCGATGTGGAAACCAGGCAGCAATCATGGAACTTGATGACACATTGAAATACTCATT cctccagTTCGACCCTGCACCACGCAGAGGAGAACCCCACGTGACGCGGCGTACCCCTGACTATTTCCTGTAA